From a region of the Armatimonadota bacterium genome:
- a CDS encoding DUF3786 domain-containing protein has product MSVYFSTYEGLRARLSQHSPARLAGRSGAVLLGEGRLALRCAGRDYVVTYPDGMVLDAGGGPADVSVAILLLLYLLEATGVLERGEWISFEQLPGGAGYLASFRSRVVQPILKTFGPAPERLLTAARALDGEPLTLGDVAVRIPALPRVPIAYVLWRGDEEFPPSVSVVFDGSVEGYLDAEVLTALAELVSRRLVAAAGGGKT; this is encoded by the coding sequence GTGAGCGTCTACTTCTCCACCTACGAGGGCCTGCGGGCACGGCTGAGCCAGCACTCCCCGGCCCGCCTGGCCGGCCGCAGCGGCGCTGTCCTCCTGGGCGAGGGCCGGCTGGCCCTGCGATGCGCCGGGCGGGACTACGTCGTCACCTATCCGGACGGGATGGTGCTGGACGCGGGGGGCGGCCCGGCGGACGTCTCCGTGGCCATCCTCCTGCTGCTCTACCTGCTGGAGGCCACGGGGGTCCTGGAGCGTGGGGAGTGGATCTCCTTCGAGCAGCTTCCCGGCGGCGCCGGCTACCTGGCCTCCTTCCGCAGCCGGGTGGTGCAGCCGATTCTGAAGACCTTCGGTCCAGCGCCGGAGCGGCTGCTTACGGCGGCGCGGGCGCTGGACGGGGAGCCCCTGACGCTGGGGGATGTGGCGGTGCGCATCCCGGCGCTGCCCCGCGTCCCCATCGCCTACGTGCTGTGGCGCGGGGACGAGGAGTTTCCCCCCAGCGTCTCTGTGGTCTTCGACGGCTCGGTGGAAGGGTATCTGGACGCGGAGGTGCTCACCGCCCTGGCCGAGCTAGTCAGCCGCCGGCTGGTCGCCGCTGCGGGAGGCGGGAAGACGTGA
- a CDS encoding carbon monoxide dehydrogenase yields MPFVYAVAGKGGTGKSTLAALIVRGLRRAGRVPILAVDADPNTTLDAALGLRPARTISDVLDATRGMREVPGNMPRTVYLEYQLADCLAEGRGVDLIVMGRPEGAGCYCAANHLLREHLDRLTAGYPYVVMDNAAGMEHLSRRTTRDVDLLLIVSAPTPGGLRAARRIQALVGELDLAVREMALVLNRADAVPPNVAQEIAASGLRLAGTIPEDPQVAACDLEGRPLLDLPDDAPAVVAVETMLATVHGAGVAR; encoded by the coding sequence ATGCCCTTCGTCTACGCGGTGGCCGGAAAGGGAGGAACAGGGAAGAGCACTCTGGCCGCGCTGATCGTGCGCGGGCTGCGCCGGGCGGGCCGCGTCCCCATCCTGGCCGTGGACGCCGACCCCAACACCACCCTGGATGCCGCGCTGGGATTGCGACCCGCCCGCACCATCTCCGACGTCCTGGACGCCACCAGGGGGATGCGCGAGGTGCCCGGCAATATGCCGCGGACGGTCTACCTGGAGTACCAGCTGGCGGATTGCCTGGCGGAGGGACGGGGCGTGGACCTGATCGTCATGGGGCGCCCTGAAGGGGCGGGGTGCTACTGCGCCGCCAACCACCTGTTGCGGGAGCACCTGGACCGGCTGACAGCCGGCTACCCCTACGTGGTCATGGACAACGCCGCCGGCATGGAGCACCTCAGCCGGCGGACCACCCGCGACGTCGACCTCCTCCTCATTGTCAGCGCCCCTACCCCAGGCGGTCTGCGCGCTGCCCGCCGCATCCAGGCGCTGGTGGGCGAGCTGGACCTGGCGGTACGGGAGATGGCCCTGGTGCTGAACCGCGCCGACGCCGTCCCCCCGAACGTCGCCCAGGAGATCGCGGCAAGCGGGCTGCGGCTGGCAGGGACCATTCCCGAGGACCCCCAGGTCGCCGCCTGCGATCTGGAAGGGCGCCCCCTGCTCGACCTCCCCGACGACGCCCCGGCCGTGGTGGCGGTGGAGACGATGCTGGCCACGGTACACGGTGCGGGGGTGGCGCGGTGA